The following are from one region of the Melospiza melodia melodia isolate bMelMel2 chromosome 14, bMelMel2.pri, whole genome shotgun sequence genome:
- the RUFY1 gene encoding RUN and FYVE domain-containing protein 1 isoform X1, whose product MAAGERRASPAAGKEEDFEIIDRKQLPDAAELRNEEKAKPEEARWSAPILSLARKASENLALGYGSALKSASLVGLVSKPGSSDSPAKTSTRCHTMEERANLMNMMKLSIKILIQSALSLGRTLDSDFPPLQQFFVVLEHCLKHGLKVKKSFIGQNKSFFGPLELVEKLCPEASDIATSVKNLPELKTAVGRGRAWLYLALMQKKLADYLKVLLDHKHLLSEFYEPDALMMEEEGAVIVGLLVGLNVIDANLCLKGEDLDSQVGVIDFSLYLKETQDSDGKQDGGITAVLDQKHYVEELNRHLSCTVADLQNKIDCLEKTNSKLQEELAAATDRIGSLQEEQQQLKQQNELIRERSEKSVEVTKEDTKVELDTYKQSRQGLDEMYSDVWKQLKEEKKIRLELEKELELQIGMKTEMEIAMKLLEKDTHEKQDTLVALRQQLEEVKAINLQMFHKSQNAECSLQEKTEAISSFEGKTNEMMSSMKQMEKRLQEAEKARQAAEERCNKMKQELAGKLNSCRQQMAQLDSKCSTLEKELKSEKEQRQTLQKELHQEKDATTLLKTELQQMEGLKKELRKLQDEKQQLKKVREEQEQALQEMGLHLSQSKLKMEDIKEVNKALKGHTWLKDDEATHCKQCKKEFSISRRKHHCRNCGDIFCNTCSSNELALPSYPKPVRVCDNCHTLLLQQCSSNSS is encoded by the exons ATGGCTGCCGGGGAGCGCCGCGCCTCGCCCGCCGCGGGAAAGGAGGAAGACTTTGAGATTATTGACAGAAAACAGCTCCCTGACGCGGCCGAGCTGAGGAACGAGGAGAAGGCGAAACCGGAGGAAGCGCGGTGGTCTGCTCCGATCTTGTCTCTGGCCAGGAAAGCCTCGGAAAACTTGGCGCTGGGCTATGGCAGCGCCCTGAAGTCCGCATCCCTGGTGGGGTTGGTGTCCAAGCCCGGCAGCAGTGACAGCCCGGCAAAGACAA GTACACGGTGTCACACCATGGAGGAGCGTGCCAACCTCATGAACATGATGAAGCTCAGCATCAAAATCCTCATCCAGTCAGCCCTGAGCCTGGGCCGGACCCTGGACTCTGATTTCCCACCACTGCAGCAGTTCTTCGTGGTGCTGGAACACTGCCTCAAGCACGGGCTCAAAG TGAAGAAGAGTTTTATTGGACAGAACAAATCATTTTTTGGTCCTTTGGAGCTAGTGGAAAAACTTTGTCCTGAAGCATCAGATATAGCAACCAGTGTTAAAAATCTGCCAGAGTTGAA GACTGCTGTGGGCAGAGGGAGGGCTTGGCTTTATCTAGCACTCATGCAAAAGAAACTGGCAGATTATCTCAAAGTACTCCTGGACCATAAGCATCTGTTAAG TGAATTTTATGAACCTGATGCGTTGATGATGGAGGAGGAAGGAGCGGTTATTGTGGGTCTGCTGGTTGGGCTGAATGTTATTGATGCAAACCTCTGCTTGAAAGGAGAAGACTTGGATTCCCAG GTTGGAGTGATTGATTTTTCCTTGTACCTTAAGGAAACACAGGACAGTGATGGCAAACA AGATGGAGGGATTACAGCTGTCCTTGACCAGAAGCATTATGTGGAAGAACTGAACCGACATCTAAG TTGCACGGTTGCAGATCTCCAGAACAAAATAGACTGTTTAGAAAAGACCAATTCAAAACTCCAAGAAGAG CTTGCAGCAGCTACTGACCGAATTGGATCCcttcaggaggagcagcagcagctaaaACAGCAGAATGAATTAATTCGTGAACGGAGTGAAAAAAGTGTAGAG GTAACAAAAGAGGATACAAAAGTAGAATTGGATACTTACAAGCAATCTCGCCAGGGCCTTGATGAAATGTACAGCGATGTTTGGAAGCagttgaaagaagaaaaaaaaatcaggctg GAACTAGAGAAAGAGTTGGAGCTACAAATTGGAATGAAAACAGAAATGGAAATTGCCATGAAACTTCTGGAAAAAGATACTCATGAAAAACAAGACACTTTAGTTGCCCTTCGCCAACAGTTAGAAGAAGTGAAGGCCATTAACTTGCAGATGTTTCACAAATCCCAG AATGCAGAGTGTTCATTACAAGAGAAAACAGAAGCAATATCCTCTTTTGAAGGAAAAACAAATGAGATGATGTCCTCTATGAAACAAATGGAAAAGAG GCTGCAGGAGGCAGAGAAGGCCAGGCAGGCAGCAGAGGAACGGTGCAATAAGATgaagcaggagctggctgggaagCTCAACTCATGTCGGCAGCAGATGGCCCAGCTGGACAGCAAATG ctCAACTCTGGAAAAGGAGTTAAAATCCGAAAAGGAACAGAGACAAACTTTGCAAAAAGAACTGCACCAAGAGAAGGATGCTACCACTCTACTTAAAACAGAATTGCAACAGATGGAAGGACTGAAAAAG GAGCTGAGAAAACTGCAAGAtgagaagcagcagctgaagaaGGTCCGTGAGGAGCAGGAGCAAGCTCTTCAAGAAATGGGACTTCATCTCAGCCA aTCAAAGCTGAAGATGGAAGACATTAAAGAAGTAAATAAAGCACTAAAG GGTCACACGTGGCTGAAGGATGATGAAGCAACTCACTGCAAGCAATGTAAAAAGGAATTCTCCATCTCAAGAAGGAAG CACCACTGCAGAAACTGCGGGGACATCTTCTGCAACACTTGTTCCAGTAACGAACTCGCGCTGCCATCCTACCCCAAACCCGTCCGTGTCTGTGATAATTGTCACACATTGCTGCTCCAGCAGTGCTCCTCTAACTCCTCCTAA
- the RUFY1 gene encoding RUN and FYVE domain-containing protein 1 isoform X2 codes for MSSLPEARSFKSKENESRKTCSPKDQGMENCTRCHTMEERANLMNMMKLSIKILIQSALSLGRTLDSDFPPLQQFFVVLEHCLKHGLKVKKSFIGQNKSFFGPLELVEKLCPEASDIATSVKNLPELKTAVGRGRAWLYLALMQKKLADYLKVLLDHKHLLSEFYEPDALMMEEEGAVIVGLLVGLNVIDANLCLKGEDLDSQVGVIDFSLYLKETQDSDGKQDGGITAVLDQKHYVEELNRHLSCTVADLQNKIDCLEKTNSKLQEELAAATDRIGSLQEEQQQLKQQNELIRERSEKSVEVTKEDTKVELDTYKQSRQGLDEMYSDVWKQLKEEKKIRLELEKELELQIGMKTEMEIAMKLLEKDTHEKQDTLVALRQQLEEVKAINLQMFHKSQNAECSLQEKTEAISSFEGKTNEMMSSMKQMEKRLQEAEKARQAAEERCNKMKQELAGKLNSCRQQMAQLDSKCSTLEKELKSEKEQRQTLQKELHQEKDATTLLKTELQQMEGLKKELRKLQDEKQQLKKVREEQEQALQEMGLHLSQSKLKMEDIKEVNKALKGHTWLKDDEATHCKQCKKEFSISRRKHHCRNCGDIFCNTCSSNELALPSYPKPVRVCDNCHTLLLQQCSSNSS; via the exons ATGAGTTCGCTCCC AGAGGCCAGAAGCTTCAAATCTAAAGAAAACGAATCAAGAAAGACTTGCAGTCCCAAAGACCAAGGGATGGAGAACT GTACACGGTGTCACACCATGGAGGAGCGTGCCAACCTCATGAACATGATGAAGCTCAGCATCAAAATCCTCATCCAGTCAGCCCTGAGCCTGGGCCGGACCCTGGACTCTGATTTCCCACCACTGCAGCAGTTCTTCGTGGTGCTGGAACACTGCCTCAAGCACGGGCTCAAAG TGAAGAAGAGTTTTATTGGACAGAACAAATCATTTTTTGGTCCTTTGGAGCTAGTGGAAAAACTTTGTCCTGAAGCATCAGATATAGCAACCAGTGTTAAAAATCTGCCAGAGTTGAA GACTGCTGTGGGCAGAGGGAGGGCTTGGCTTTATCTAGCACTCATGCAAAAGAAACTGGCAGATTATCTCAAAGTACTCCTGGACCATAAGCATCTGTTAAG TGAATTTTATGAACCTGATGCGTTGATGATGGAGGAGGAAGGAGCGGTTATTGTGGGTCTGCTGGTTGGGCTGAATGTTATTGATGCAAACCTCTGCTTGAAAGGAGAAGACTTGGATTCCCAG GTTGGAGTGATTGATTTTTCCTTGTACCTTAAGGAAACACAGGACAGTGATGGCAAACA AGATGGAGGGATTACAGCTGTCCTTGACCAGAAGCATTATGTGGAAGAACTGAACCGACATCTAAG TTGCACGGTTGCAGATCTCCAGAACAAAATAGACTGTTTAGAAAAGACCAATTCAAAACTCCAAGAAGAG CTTGCAGCAGCTACTGACCGAATTGGATCCcttcaggaggagcagcagcagctaaaACAGCAGAATGAATTAATTCGTGAACGGAGTGAAAAAAGTGTAGAG GTAACAAAAGAGGATACAAAAGTAGAATTGGATACTTACAAGCAATCTCGCCAGGGCCTTGATGAAATGTACAGCGATGTTTGGAAGCagttgaaagaagaaaaaaaaatcaggctg GAACTAGAGAAAGAGTTGGAGCTACAAATTGGAATGAAAACAGAAATGGAAATTGCCATGAAACTTCTGGAAAAAGATACTCATGAAAAACAAGACACTTTAGTTGCCCTTCGCCAACAGTTAGAAGAAGTGAAGGCCATTAACTTGCAGATGTTTCACAAATCCCAG AATGCAGAGTGTTCATTACAAGAGAAAACAGAAGCAATATCCTCTTTTGAAGGAAAAACAAATGAGATGATGTCCTCTATGAAACAAATGGAAAAGAG GCTGCAGGAGGCAGAGAAGGCCAGGCAGGCAGCAGAGGAACGGTGCAATAAGATgaagcaggagctggctgggaagCTCAACTCATGTCGGCAGCAGATGGCCCAGCTGGACAGCAAATG ctCAACTCTGGAAAAGGAGTTAAAATCCGAAAAGGAACAGAGACAAACTTTGCAAAAAGAACTGCACCAAGAGAAGGATGCTACCACTCTACTTAAAACAGAATTGCAACAGATGGAAGGACTGAAAAAG GAGCTGAGAAAACTGCAAGAtgagaagcagcagctgaagaaGGTCCGTGAGGAGCAGGAGCAAGCTCTTCAAGAAATGGGACTTCATCTCAGCCA aTCAAAGCTGAAGATGGAAGACATTAAAGAAGTAAATAAAGCACTAAAG GGTCACACGTGGCTGAAGGATGATGAAGCAACTCACTGCAAGCAATGTAAAAAGGAATTCTCCATCTCAAGAAGGAAG CACCACTGCAGAAACTGCGGGGACATCTTCTGCAACACTTGTTCCAGTAACGAACTCGCGCTGCCATCCTACCCCAAACCCGTCCGTGTCTGTGATAATTGTCACACATTGCTGCTCCAGCAGTGCTCCTCTAACTCCTCCTAA
- the RUFY1 gene encoding RUN and FYVE domain-containing protein 1 isoform X3 gives MENCTRCHTMEERANLMNMMKLSIKILIQSALSLGRTLDSDFPPLQQFFVVLEHCLKHGLKVKKSFIGQNKSFFGPLELVEKLCPEASDIATSVKNLPELKTAVGRGRAWLYLALMQKKLADYLKVLLDHKHLLSEFYEPDALMMEEEGAVIVGLLVGLNVIDANLCLKGEDLDSQVGVIDFSLYLKETQDSDGKQDGGITAVLDQKHYVEELNRHLSCTVADLQNKIDCLEKTNSKLQEELAAATDRIGSLQEEQQQLKQQNELIRERSEKSVEVTKEDTKVELDTYKQSRQGLDEMYSDVWKQLKEEKKIRLELEKELELQIGMKTEMEIAMKLLEKDTHEKQDTLVALRQQLEEVKAINLQMFHKSQNAECSLQEKTEAISSFEGKTNEMMSSMKQMEKRLQEAEKARQAAEERCNKMKQELAGKLNSCRQQMAQLDSKCSTLEKELKSEKEQRQTLQKELHQEKDATTLLKTELQQMEGLKKELRKLQDEKQQLKKVREEQEQALQEMGLHLSQSKLKMEDIKEVNKALKGHTWLKDDEATHCKQCKKEFSISRRKHHCRNCGDIFCNTCSSNELALPSYPKPVRVCDNCHTLLLQQCSSNSS, from the exons ATGGAGAACT GTACACGGTGTCACACCATGGAGGAGCGTGCCAACCTCATGAACATGATGAAGCTCAGCATCAAAATCCTCATCCAGTCAGCCCTGAGCCTGGGCCGGACCCTGGACTCTGATTTCCCACCACTGCAGCAGTTCTTCGTGGTGCTGGAACACTGCCTCAAGCACGGGCTCAAAG TGAAGAAGAGTTTTATTGGACAGAACAAATCATTTTTTGGTCCTTTGGAGCTAGTGGAAAAACTTTGTCCTGAAGCATCAGATATAGCAACCAGTGTTAAAAATCTGCCAGAGTTGAA GACTGCTGTGGGCAGAGGGAGGGCTTGGCTTTATCTAGCACTCATGCAAAAGAAACTGGCAGATTATCTCAAAGTACTCCTGGACCATAAGCATCTGTTAAG TGAATTTTATGAACCTGATGCGTTGATGATGGAGGAGGAAGGAGCGGTTATTGTGGGTCTGCTGGTTGGGCTGAATGTTATTGATGCAAACCTCTGCTTGAAAGGAGAAGACTTGGATTCCCAG GTTGGAGTGATTGATTTTTCCTTGTACCTTAAGGAAACACAGGACAGTGATGGCAAACA AGATGGAGGGATTACAGCTGTCCTTGACCAGAAGCATTATGTGGAAGAACTGAACCGACATCTAAG TTGCACGGTTGCAGATCTCCAGAACAAAATAGACTGTTTAGAAAAGACCAATTCAAAACTCCAAGAAGAG CTTGCAGCAGCTACTGACCGAATTGGATCCcttcaggaggagcagcagcagctaaaACAGCAGAATGAATTAATTCGTGAACGGAGTGAAAAAAGTGTAGAG GTAACAAAAGAGGATACAAAAGTAGAATTGGATACTTACAAGCAATCTCGCCAGGGCCTTGATGAAATGTACAGCGATGTTTGGAAGCagttgaaagaagaaaaaaaaatcaggctg GAACTAGAGAAAGAGTTGGAGCTACAAATTGGAATGAAAACAGAAATGGAAATTGCCATGAAACTTCTGGAAAAAGATACTCATGAAAAACAAGACACTTTAGTTGCCCTTCGCCAACAGTTAGAAGAAGTGAAGGCCATTAACTTGCAGATGTTTCACAAATCCCAG AATGCAGAGTGTTCATTACAAGAGAAAACAGAAGCAATATCCTCTTTTGAAGGAAAAACAAATGAGATGATGTCCTCTATGAAACAAATGGAAAAGAG GCTGCAGGAGGCAGAGAAGGCCAGGCAGGCAGCAGAGGAACGGTGCAATAAGATgaagcaggagctggctgggaagCTCAACTCATGTCGGCAGCAGATGGCCCAGCTGGACAGCAAATG ctCAACTCTGGAAAAGGAGTTAAAATCCGAAAAGGAACAGAGACAAACTTTGCAAAAAGAACTGCACCAAGAGAAGGATGCTACCACTCTACTTAAAACAGAATTGCAACAGATGGAAGGACTGAAAAAG GAGCTGAGAAAACTGCAAGAtgagaagcagcagctgaagaaGGTCCGTGAGGAGCAGGAGCAAGCTCTTCAAGAAATGGGACTTCATCTCAGCCA aTCAAAGCTGAAGATGGAAGACATTAAAGAAGTAAATAAAGCACTAAAG GGTCACACGTGGCTGAAGGATGATGAAGCAACTCACTGCAAGCAATGTAAAAAGGAATTCTCCATCTCAAGAAGGAAG CACCACTGCAGAAACTGCGGGGACATCTTCTGCAACACTTGTTCCAGTAACGAACTCGCGCTGCCATCCTACCCCAAACCCGTCCGTGTCTGTGATAATTGTCACACATTGCTGCTCCAGCAGTGCTCCTCTAACTCCTCCTAA
- the RUFY1 gene encoding RUN and FYVE domain-containing protein 1 isoform X4 has protein sequence MEERANLMNMMKLSIKILIQSALSLGRTLDSDFPPLQQFFVVLEHCLKHGLKVKKSFIGQNKSFFGPLELVEKLCPEASDIATSVKNLPELKTAVGRGRAWLYLALMQKKLADYLKVLLDHKHLLSEFYEPDALMMEEEGAVIVGLLVGLNVIDANLCLKGEDLDSQVGVIDFSLYLKETQDSDGKQDGGITAVLDQKHYVEELNRHLSCTVADLQNKIDCLEKTNSKLQEELAAATDRIGSLQEEQQQLKQQNELIRERSEKSVEVTKEDTKVELDTYKQSRQGLDEMYSDVWKQLKEEKKIRLELEKELELQIGMKTEMEIAMKLLEKDTHEKQDTLVALRQQLEEVKAINLQMFHKSQNAECSLQEKTEAISSFEGKTNEMMSSMKQMEKRLQEAEKARQAAEERCNKMKQELAGKLNSCRQQMAQLDSKCSTLEKELKSEKEQRQTLQKELHQEKDATTLLKTELQQMEGLKKELRKLQDEKQQLKKVREEQEQALQEMGLHLSQSKLKMEDIKEVNKALKGHTWLKDDEATHCKQCKKEFSISRRKHHCRNCGDIFCNTCSSNELALPSYPKPVRVCDNCHTLLLQQCSSNSS, from the exons ATGGAGGAGCGTGCCAACCTCATGAACATGATGAAGCTCAGCATCAAAATCCTCATCCAGTCAGCCCTGAGCCTGGGCCGGACCCTGGACTCTGATTTCCCACCACTGCAGCAGTTCTTCGTGGTGCTGGAACACTGCCTCAAGCACGGGCTCAAAG TGAAGAAGAGTTTTATTGGACAGAACAAATCATTTTTTGGTCCTTTGGAGCTAGTGGAAAAACTTTGTCCTGAAGCATCAGATATAGCAACCAGTGTTAAAAATCTGCCAGAGTTGAA GACTGCTGTGGGCAGAGGGAGGGCTTGGCTTTATCTAGCACTCATGCAAAAGAAACTGGCAGATTATCTCAAAGTACTCCTGGACCATAAGCATCTGTTAAG TGAATTTTATGAACCTGATGCGTTGATGATGGAGGAGGAAGGAGCGGTTATTGTGGGTCTGCTGGTTGGGCTGAATGTTATTGATGCAAACCTCTGCTTGAAAGGAGAAGACTTGGATTCCCAG GTTGGAGTGATTGATTTTTCCTTGTACCTTAAGGAAACACAGGACAGTGATGGCAAACA AGATGGAGGGATTACAGCTGTCCTTGACCAGAAGCATTATGTGGAAGAACTGAACCGACATCTAAG TTGCACGGTTGCAGATCTCCAGAACAAAATAGACTGTTTAGAAAAGACCAATTCAAAACTCCAAGAAGAG CTTGCAGCAGCTACTGACCGAATTGGATCCcttcaggaggagcagcagcagctaaaACAGCAGAATGAATTAATTCGTGAACGGAGTGAAAAAAGTGTAGAG GTAACAAAAGAGGATACAAAAGTAGAATTGGATACTTACAAGCAATCTCGCCAGGGCCTTGATGAAATGTACAGCGATGTTTGGAAGCagttgaaagaagaaaaaaaaatcaggctg GAACTAGAGAAAGAGTTGGAGCTACAAATTGGAATGAAAACAGAAATGGAAATTGCCATGAAACTTCTGGAAAAAGATACTCATGAAAAACAAGACACTTTAGTTGCCCTTCGCCAACAGTTAGAAGAAGTGAAGGCCATTAACTTGCAGATGTTTCACAAATCCCAG AATGCAGAGTGTTCATTACAAGAGAAAACAGAAGCAATATCCTCTTTTGAAGGAAAAACAAATGAGATGATGTCCTCTATGAAACAAATGGAAAAGAG GCTGCAGGAGGCAGAGAAGGCCAGGCAGGCAGCAGAGGAACGGTGCAATAAGATgaagcaggagctggctgggaagCTCAACTCATGTCGGCAGCAGATGGCCCAGCTGGACAGCAAATG ctCAACTCTGGAAAAGGAGTTAAAATCCGAAAAGGAACAGAGACAAACTTTGCAAAAAGAACTGCACCAAGAGAAGGATGCTACCACTCTACTTAAAACAGAATTGCAACAGATGGAAGGACTGAAAAAG GAGCTGAGAAAACTGCAAGAtgagaagcagcagctgaagaaGGTCCGTGAGGAGCAGGAGCAAGCTCTTCAAGAAATGGGACTTCATCTCAGCCA aTCAAAGCTGAAGATGGAAGACATTAAAGAAGTAAATAAAGCACTAAAG GGTCACACGTGGCTGAAGGATGATGAAGCAACTCACTGCAAGCAATGTAAAAAGGAATTCTCCATCTCAAGAAGGAAG CACCACTGCAGAAACTGCGGGGACATCTTCTGCAACACTTGTTCCAGTAACGAACTCGCGCTGCCATCCTACCCCAAACCCGTCCGTGTCTGTGATAATTGTCACACATTGCTGCTCCAGCAGTGCTCCTCTAACTCCTCCTAA